The Magnetofaba australis IT-1 sequence AGTTGCGCAACACCGTGGCGCTGGGGATGGCTTTGAGCAGAGAGTGCAGCGCCTGGAGAATCTGCTCAGTTTTACTGGCCACGAAAATTATCCCATCGCCATTTCAGATGCTTGTTTGGTCATTTCTGCTGCTCTTGAACATCGTCGTTGACAGCAGCCTCTCAGCCCGTCACTCTCAGAAATATACGCGACACAGATCGCGCAACGGTCAACGGGAGTTTGCACACATGAACAGAAAGTCCAACGCTATTCTTGCGTCCATTTCAGACCACCTGCACAACCTTTACCTCACCCTAAAAGCCACCGGTGATAGCTCCGAATTTGATCGTGGCGTGATCCATGGCATGATGCTTATGGCCATGAAAACCGGCAAAGCTACAAAGCGCGACATTGAGCAGATCATCACGATTGAGCAGGAACGCGTTTTCGGAGCCAAAGGCGTCCCGGCATCCCGAGGCCAATGGCTGGACACGATACTGGAAGAAACGCGTACACCCGGCTCAGGCACTCACGTTGACATTCCCACTTTTATACGCAACGGCGCACATATTATTGGGACTCAATCTAGCCGCCAGGCGTAAAACGCCCTTTGTTCAAGGATGAACACATGAAACGCAGCAATCCGCGCCAGGGGAGCCTTTTTGAAGGCCCTCAACTGGGTCTTTTTGACTTTCGCACCGACCAGATGGACATGTTCAACAATTTGCCACACGCATTTGGCGCATCGGATTTACCCCGAGATCCCCAGAGTGCTGCTGAAGCGCTCCGCGCTAAATATGGGAAAATCCAGGCAGGCCTGTTGGCGTTCAAAAACGTTCGAGATTGCAAAGAGCAAGAAGACGAAAATTGGTGGCGAAACGTCGCCAACTTTATCAACGGGTAGTCGCTGGAGAACCTCTCCAATTATCGTCAATCGCTTCGGGAAGACGGGTGGCCCATCGCGTGGCCACCCTTTTCACATCCAGCCGTTTGCGCAGCCGAACCTGCGGAACCATCACAAACATCACCACCGCCGTCACGCCGGATTTCAAGCGACCTGACTTGGTGTAGATGCCGCCCTTGGCTTGTCGGCCCACACGCCCCGTTTTGGCGCTAATGCGCACGCCATCCACGACCAATAGCGATGAACGCCCTGGGCGATAGACGAATCGGAGCTTTCCAAATCTGGATTCTGGGAAGTTGCCAGGGTGAATCTTCTTGCCATCAACGCCCCGCTTTGGCGCTTGCGGCGTCGGGATCGCCAACCATCGGCTATTGCGCCCCCGAATCACCACGCCCCGGTCAAACGCCTGCAC is a genomic window containing:
- a CDS encoding DUF6441 family protein codes for the protein MRMATTILGSIRRDMEQDLRNLNRAVVDGTRDAGRGLKQDLREQVISAGLGNRLARTWRDRSYPNQGINAASLVWSKAPHIVQAFDRGVVIRGRNSRWLAIPTPQAPKRGVDGKKIHPGNFPESRFGKLRFVYRPGRSSLLVVDGVRISAKTGRVGRQAKGGIYTKSGRLKSGVTAVVMFVMVPQVRLRKRLDVKRVATRWATRLPEAIDDNWRGSPATTR